A single genomic interval of Schistocerca americana isolate TAMUIC-IGC-003095 chromosome 2, iqSchAmer2.1, whole genome shotgun sequence harbors:
- the LOC124594860 gene encoding protein CWC15 homolog, protein MTTAARPTFEPARGGQGRGEKDLSAISRQYSSRDLPSHNKLKYREHGQGTTEELRSRDFRKELEEREREKEKNNARDRRTQESSSHKRPKLDQVPAASLDADDPLDEDDSDDGDSDDDTAQLLAELQRIKKERAMEQAKRESEKRQEEERIRMENILSGNPLLNYSAQMQKADLKVKRRWDDDVVFKNCARSEPEKKKDQFINDSLRSEFHRKFMEKYVK, encoded by the exons ATGACTACCGCTGCCAGACCTACCTTCGAACCTGCCCGTGGTGGGCAGGGCAGAGGCGAGAAAGATTTGAGTGCAATTTCAAGACAGTATTCGAGCAGAGATTTGCCATCTCATAATAAACTGAAATACAG AGAACATGGGCAAGGAACCACTGAGGAACTCAGATCACGAGACTTCCGCAAAGAACTGGAGGAAAGAGAACGTGAGAAAGAAAAGAACAATGCCAGGGATCGCCGAACCCAAGAGTCCAGTTCACA CAAGAGACCCAAGTTGGACCAGGTCCCTGCTGCAAGCCTAGATGCGGATGATCCATTAGATGAAGATGATTCAGATGATGGTGACAGTGATGATGATACAGCACAGTTGTTGGCTGAGTTACAGCGAATAAAAAAGGAACGTGCTATGGAACAGGCAAAAAGG GAATCTGAGAAACGACAAGAAGAAGAGAGAATAAGAATGGAGAACATTTTGAGTGGAAACCCATTGCTGAATTACTCCGCACAGATGCAGAAGGCAGATTTGAAG GTCAAGAGACGTTGGGATGATGATGTTGTATTCAAGAACTGTGCCCGTTCTGAACCAGAGAAGAAGAAAGATCAATTTATCAATGATTCATTGCGTTCAGAGTTTCATAGAAAATTCATGGAGAAATATGTGAAGtga